From Pseudomonas sp. AN-1:
GCCGCGTTCTCTGAAAAAAGGTCCGTTTATCGATCTTCACCTCATCAAGAAGGTCGAAGTGGCGGTGGAAAAGAGCGACCGTAAGCCGATCAAGACCTGGTCGCGTCGTTCGATGATCCTGCCGCAGATGGTCGGTCTGACCATCGCCGTGCATAACGGTCGTCAACATGTCCCGGTTCTGGTGAACGAAGACATGGTCGGCCACAAACTGGGCGAGTTTGCCGCTACCCGCACCTATCGCGGTCATGTGGCCGACAAGAAAGCCAAGCGTTAAGGGGTAAGGAAATGGAAGTAGCCGCTAAGTTGTCGGGCGCTCGCATCTCCGCCCAGAAAGCCCGCTTGGTCGCCGACCAGATCCGCGGGAAGAAGGTGGGTGAAGCGCTCAACCTGCTGGCATTCAGCAGCAAGAAAGCCGCCGCCGTCATCAAGAAAGTGCTGGAATCGGCCGTGGCCAACGCCGAGCACAACGAAGGCGCCGACGTGGACGACCTGAAGGTCTCCACCGTCTACGTCAACGAAGGGCGCTCGCTGAAGCGCATCATGCCGCGCGCCAAGGGCCGTGCTGATCGCATCGTCAAGCGGTCTTGCCATATCACTGTCAAGGTTGCGGACAAGTAACGGAGTCGATCAGATGGGTCAGAAAGTACATCCCACTGGCATTCGCCTGGGCATCGTCAAGGAGCACACCTCGGTCTGGTACGCTGACAAGCGTACCTACGCCGACTACCTGTTCACCGACCTCAAGGTCCGTGAATACCTCCAGGACAAACTAAAAAGCGCGTCCGTGAGCCGTATCGACATCGCTCGTCCGGCTCAGACTGCACGCATCACCATCCACACCGCTCGTCCCGGCATCGTGATCGGCAAGAAGGGTGAAGATGTTGAGAAGCTGCGTCAGGACCTGACCAAGCAGATGGGTGTGCCGGTGCACATCAACATCGAAGAGATCCGCAAGCCGGAACTCGACGGTTTGCTGGTTGCGCAGAGCGTAGCTCAGCAGCTGGAGCGTCGCGTGATGTTCCGTCGCGCCATGAAGCGCGCCGTGCAGAACGCCATGCGCATTGGTGCCAAGGGCATCAAGATCCAGGTGAGTGGTCGTCTGGGCGGTGCGGAAATCGCCCGTACCGAATGGTACCGCGAAGGTCGTGTGCCCCTGCACACCCTGCGTGCCGACATCGACTATGCCACCTACGAAGCGCACACCACCTACGGTGTGATCGGCGTCAAGGTTTGGATCTTCAAGGGCGAGGTCATCGGTGGCCAGCACGAAGAGCTCAAGCCGCAAGCGCCTGCGCCTCGCAAAAAAGCTGCTAAGTAAGAGGAGTACGCAACATGCTGCAACCCAAGCGTACAAAATTCCGCAAGCAGATGACTGGCCACAACCGTGGTCTGGCTCAGCGCGGTAGCAAGGTCAGCTTCGGCGAGTTCGCGCTGAAGTCTGTTAGCCGTGGTCGTCTCACCGCACGTCAGATCGAGGCCGCACGTCGCGCCCTGACCCGTCACGTCAAGCGTGGCGGCAAGATCTGGATCCGCGTGTTCCCCGACAAGCCTGTCACCAAGAAGCCCCTCGAAGTTCGTATGGGTAAAGGTAAGGGTGGCGTCGAGTACTGGGTAGCCCTGATCCAACCGGGCAAGGTCCTGTACGAGATCGAAGGCGTTTCCGAAGAGCTGGCTCGCGAGGCTTTCGCCCTGGCTGCTGCAAAGCTGCCGCTCGAGACCACCTTTGTTAAGCGGACGGTGATGTGATGAAAGCGAACGAACTTCGTGAAAAATCCGTTGAGCAGCTGAACGAGCAACTGCTCGGCCTGCTGCGCGACCAGTTCAATCTGCGCATGCAGAAGGCAACTGGCCAGTTGGGGCAGTCTCACCTGCTCTCGCAAGTGAAGCGCGACATCGCTCGCGTGAAAACTGTGCTCAACCAGCAAGCAGGTAAGTAATCATGGCTGAAGCTCAGAAGACCGTCCGTACGCTGACCGGCAAAGTCGTCAGCGACAAAATGGACAAGACCATCACCGTCCTGATCGAGCGCCGCGTGAAGCACCCGATCTACGGTAAATACGTGAAGCGTTCGACCAAGCTGCACGCCCACGACGAAAGCAACCAGTGCCGCCTGGGTGACCTGGTCACCATTCGCGAGACTCGTCCGCTGGCCAAGACCAAGGCCTGGACCCTGGTCGAAATCGTCGAACGTGCCGTGGAAGTCTAAGGACTAAGGGTCGGAGAAAGATATGATTCAGACTCAATCCATGCTCGACGTCGCCGATAACAGCGGTGCTCGTCGCGTGATGTGCATCAAGGTCCTGGGTGGTTCGCACCGTCGTTACGCCGGTATTGGCGACATCATCAAGGTCACCGTGAAGGAAGCGATTCCGCGCGGCAAGGTCAAGAAAGGCCAGGTGATGAGCGCGGTCGTTGTCCGCACCCGTCATGGCGTGCGTCGTCCGGATGGCTCGATCATCCGTTTCGACGGCAACGCCGCGGTCCTGCTGAACAACAAGCAGGAGCCCATCGGCACCCGTATCTTTGGCCCGGTGACTCGTGAACTCCGTACCGAGAAGTTCATGAAGATCGTCTCCCTGGCCCCCGAAGTGCTCTAAGGAGTAGCCGTCATGCAAAAGATTCGTCGTGACGACGAAGTCATCGTCATCGCCGGCAAGGACAAGGGCAAGCGTGGCAAGGTGCTGAAGGTGCTGGCTGACGACCGTCTGGTCGTCGGTGGCGTCAACCTGATCAAGCGCCACACCAAGCCGAACCCGATGCTGGGCGTTCAAGGCGGTATCGTCGAGAAAGAGGCGCCGCTGCACGTTTCCAACGTTGCGATCTTCAACGCCGAAACCAACAAGGCTGACCGCGTTGGCTTCAAGGTCGAAGACGGCAAGAAAATTCGTGTCTTCAAGTCCACCCAGAAGCCGGTTGGCGCTTGAGAAGCATAGGTAAAACACCATGGCACGATTGAAAGATATTTACCGGAACGAAATCGCTCCCAAGCTGAAGGAAGACCTGCAGCTGGCGAACGTGATGGAAATTCCGCGCATCACCAAAATCACCCTGAACATGGGTCTCGGCGAAGCGATCGGTGACAAGAAGGTCATCGAGAACGCGCTGGGCGACATGGAGAAGATCGCTGGCCAGAAGCCGGTGGTCACCTATGCTCGCAAGTCCATCGCTGGTTTCAAGGTCCGCGAGGGCTGGCCGATCGGTATCAAGGTGACTCTGCGTGGCGATCGCATGTACGAATTCCTGGATCGTCTGATCACCATCTCCCTGCCGCGCGTGCGTGACTTCCGCGGCCTGAATGCCAAGTCCTTCGACGGTCGTGGCAACTACAGCATGGGCGTGAAAGAGCAGATCATCTTCCCGGAAATCGATTACGACAAGATCGATGCGCTGCGTGGGATGGACATCACCCTGACCACCACCGCCCGTACCGATGACGAAGGCCGCGCCCTGCTGCGCGCCTTCAAATTCCCGTTCCGCAACTGATTGGAGTAGGAACATGGCCAAAATGAGCATGAAGAACCGTGAGCTGAAGCGTCAGCAAACGGTCGCGAAGTACGCCAAGAAGCGTGCCGAGCTGAAAGCTGTCATTGCCAGCCCGAACTCCACTCCGGAGCAGCGCTGGGAAGCCCTGGTAGCCCTGCAGAAGCAGCCGCGCGATGCGTCGGCCAGCCGTCTGCGCAACCGCTGCCGCATCACCGGTCGTCCGCACGGCTTCTACCGCAAGTTCGGCCTGAGCCGTAACAAGCTGCGTGAAGCCGCCATGCGTGGTGATGTGCCGGGTCTGGTCAAGGCCAGCTGGTAAGACAGACAAGGCTCCCGGGTCCGCCCGGGAGCCCGGTCAAGCGAATCAAGCCCCTCTGGGGCTTGATTCGTTTTTGATCAGTCTCTAGAATGTCTGGCTCGCCTGAGTCCGGCATTCGTGCCCGAGCGCGGGCTAATACAGCCGAAAGGCTTTTTTTTGTTTCAGGAGCATCAAGCCCATGAGTATGCAGGACCCGTTAGCGGACATGCTAACTCGTATCCGTAATGCCCAGATGGCTGAGAAGACTGTGGTGAGCATGCCGTCTTCCAAGCTGAAGGCAGCAGTCGCCAAGGTTCTGAAGGACGAAGGCTACATCGCGGATTACCAGGTCAGCGGCGACATCAAGCAGCAGCTGTCCATCGAGCTGAAGTATTTCGAAGGCAAGCCGGTCATCGAAGAGCTCAAGCGCGTAAGCCGTCCCGGTCTGCGTCAGTACAAGGCTGTCGAGCAGCTGCCGAAAGTTCGCGGCGGTCTCGGCGTTTCCATCGTCTCCACCAACAAGGGTGTGATGACGGATCGCGCTGCTCGCGCTGCCGGTGTCGGCGGCGAAGTACTGTGCACCGTGTTCTAAGGGGGAGTCAGCATGTCTCGCGTTGCTAAGAACCCCGTCAAGCTGCCCGCCGGCGTCGAAATCAAGCTGGCCGGTCAGCAGCTTTCGGTGAAGGGTGCCAAGGGCGCTCTGGAACTGAAGGTGCATCCTTCGGTGGAAGTGATTCAGGAAGAAGGTGAGCTGCGTTTCGCTGCCCGCAACGGCGACCAGCAGACCCGCGCCATGGCCGGTACCACCCGCGCCCTGGTCAACAACATGGTTGTTGGTGTCAGCGAAGGCTTCCAGCGCAAGCTGCAGCTGGTTGGCGTCGGCTACCGTGCTCAGGCCAAAGGTCAGACCCTGTCGCTGGCCCTCGGCTTCTCGCATCCGATCGAGTACGAACTGCCGGAAGGCGTCACTGCCGAAACCCCGAGCCAGACCGAGATCCTGATCAAGGGTGTCGACAAGCAGGTGGTTGGTCAGGTGGCTGCCGAGATCCGCGACTTCCGTCGTCCGGAGCCTTACAAAGGTAAGGGTGTGCGTTACGCCGACGAAGTTGTCCGTCGTAAAGAAGCCAAGAAGAAGTAGGGCATAGCAAATGAGCGACAAGAAAGTTATCCGTCTGCGTCGCGCTCGCCAGGCACGCCTGAAGATGCGCGAGCTGGAGGCCGTACGCCTTTGCGTGTACCGCTCTTCCCAGCACATGTACGCCCAGGTCATCTCGGCCGACGGCGGCAAGGTCCTGGCCAGCGCCTCGACTCTGGACGCGGAGCTGCGTGGCGCTGCCACCGGCAACGTCGAAGCTGCCAAGAAGGTTGGCCTGCTGGTCGCCGAGCGCGCGAAAGCCGCCGGTGTCACCCAGGTGGCATTCGACCGTTCTGGCTTCAAGTACCACGGTCGTGTGAAGGCACTGGCCGATGCTGCTCGTGAAGGCGGGCTGGAGTTCTAAGTTATGGCGAACAACGAGCAGAAGCGCGACGAAGGCTACATCGAGAAGCTGGTTCAGGTTAACCGCGTTGCCAAGACCGTCAAGGGCGGCCGCATCTTCACCTTCACCGCGCTGACCGTGGTGGGTGATGGCAAGGGTCGCGTCGGTTTCGGTCGTGGCAAGTCCCGCGAAGTTCCGGCTGCGATCCAGAAGGCCATGGAAGCTGCGCGCCGCAACATGATCCAGGTCGATCTGAACGGCACCACCCTGCAGTACCCGATCAAGTCCGCCCATGGCGCCTCCAAGGTGTACATGCAGCCGGCTTCGGAAGGTACCGGTGTGATCGCCGGCGGTGCCATGCGCGCCGTCCTGGAAGTGGCCGGTGTGCACAACGTTCTGGCCAAGTGCTACGGCTCGACCAACCCGGTGAACGTGGTGTACGCCACCTTCAAGGGTCTGAAGAGCATGCAGTCTCCGGACTCCGTGGCGGCCAAGCGTGGCAAGAGCGTCGAGGAGATTCTCTGATCATGTCGAATGCCAAGATCAAGGTCACGCTGATCAAGAGCGTGAACGGCCGTCTGGCCAACCACAAGGCGTGCGTCAAGGGCCTCGGCCTGCGTCGCATCAACCACACCGTAGAGGTCCTGGACACCCCCGAGAATCGCGGGATGATCAACAAGGCCTACTACCTGCTGCGTGTGGAGGGTTAATCCATGCAACTGAACGATCTGCGTTCCGCGCCGGGTGCCCGTCGCGAGAAGCTGCGTCCGGGCCGTGGTATCGGTAGCGGCCTGGGCAAGACCGGTGGCCGCGGCCACAAGGGCCAGACCTCGCGTACCGGCGGCAAGATTGCCCCGGGCTTCGAGGGCGGCCAGCAGCCGCTGCACCGCCGTCTGCCGAAGTTCGGCTTCACCTCCCTGAAGGCCATGGATCGCGCAGAAGTGCGCACCTCCGAGCTGGCCAAGGTGGAAGGCGACGTCGTCACCCTGCAGGCGCTGAAGGATGCCAACGTGATCAACGAAAACGTGCAGCGTGTAAAAGTCATGCTGTCCGGTGATGTTGCACGTGCGGTCACCCTGAAGGGCATCGCCGTCACCAAGGGTGCACGTGCGGCCATCGAAGCAGCTGGCGGCAAAATCGAGGACTAAATGGCTAAGCAAGGTGCTCTCTCCGCGCTCAGCAATGGCGGGCTGTCCGAGCTCTGGGCTCGTTTGCGTTTCCTGTTCATGGCGATCATCGTCTACCGGATCGGCGCGCACATCCCGGTGCCCGGCATCAACCCTGACCGGCTGGCCGAGCTGTTCCGGCAGAACGAGGGGACCATTCTTAGCCTGTTCAACATGTTTTCCGGTGGCGCGCTGGAGCGCATGAGCATCTTTGCACTGGGGATCATGCCGTACATCTCGGCATCGATCATCATGCAGCTGATGACGGCGGTCAGTCCGCAACTGGAGCAGTTGAAGAAGGAAGGTGAGGCTGGTCGACGCAAGATCAGCCAGTACACCCGCTACGGCACTGTTGCCCTGGCGCTGGTCCAGGCCACCGGCATGTCCGTTGGTCTGGCCAGTCAGGGTGTGGCCTTCAGCACCGATTTCGGTTTCCACTTCGTGGCGGTCACCACCTTCGTGGCGGGGGCGATGTTCATGATGTGGCTGGGCGAGCAGATCACCGAACGCGGCATCGGCAACGGCATCTCGATGCTGATCTTTGCCGGTATCGTGGCCGGCCTGCCGTCGGCGATCGGGCAGTCCTTCGAGTCTGCCCGTCAGGGTGATATCAACATCTTCGCCCTGATTGCCATCGGTCTGCTGGCCGTCGCGATCATCGGTTTCGTGGTGTTCATCGAGCGTGGCCAGCGTCGCATCGCGGTGCACTATGCCAAGCGTCAACAGGGCCGTAAGGTCTTCGCGGCGCAGACCAGCCACCTGCCGCTGAAGGTGAACATGGCCGGCGTCATTCCGGCGATCTTCGCCAGCAGCATCCTGCTGTTCCCGGCCTCCCTGGGTGCCTGGTTCGGTCAGGGTGAAGGCATGGGCTGGATGCAGGACATCGCGCAGGCGATCGCGCCCGGTCAGCCGTTGAACATTCTGCTGTTTAGTGCAGGGATCATTTTCTTCTGCTTCTTCTACACGGCGCTGATGTTCAACCCGAAGGACGTGGCGGAAAACCTGAAGAAGTCCGGTGCCTTCATTCCGGGTATCCGTCCCGGCGAGCAGTCGGCGCGCTACATCGATGGCGTTCTGACCCGCTTGACCATGTTCGGTGCTCTGTACATGACGGCCGTATGCCTGCTGCCCCAGTTCCTGGTGGTGGCGGCCAATGTGCCGTTCTACCTTGGCGGGACCTCGTTGCTGATCGTCGTGGTCGTTGTGATGGACTTCATGTCCCAAGTACAATCGCACCTCGTTTCGCACCAGTACGATTCCCTGATGAAGAAAGCCAACCTGAAGGGCTACGGCAGCGGCATGCTGCGCTGACCGTCCCGTAAGGTTCGAGGAGTTGGTGATGAAAGTTCGTGCATCGGTCAAGAAGCTGTGCCGCAACTGCAAGATCGTGCGCCGTGAAGGCGTCGTTCGCGTGATCTGCAGCGCGGAGCCGCGCCACAAGCAGCGCCAAGGCTGAGTGTGATCTGCGAACCAGCCCGGCAGCTAGTGCGCTGCCGGGTTGATTATTTGTTATTACAGCGTTAATATCCACGCCCTTTTCTTGGCTTCCGGGGCGCGGATAGCTGTCAATTGGAGTTTTTCTGAATGGCCCGTATTGCAGGCGTCAACATTCCGGATAACAAACACACTGTTATCTCGCTGACCTACATCTATGGTGTCGGTCGCACCACCGCGCAGAACATCTGCGCCGCCACCGGCGTCAACCCGGCGGCGAAAATCAAGGATCTGAGCGACGAGCAGATCGAGCAGCTGCGTGGCGAAGTCGCCAAGCTCACCACCGAAGGTGACCTGCGCCGCGAAATCAACATGAACATCAAGCGCCTGATGGACCTCGGCTGCTACCGCGGCCTGCGTCACCGTCGCGGCCTGCCGGTTCATGGTCAGCGCACCAAGACCAACGCCCGTACCCGCAAGGGTCCGCGCAAGCCGATCCGCAAGTAATCGCATCCGCGAATCGACAGGAATATAGTCATGGCAAAACCTGCTGCTCGTCCTCGTAAGAAAGTCAAAAAGACGGTGGTTGATGGCATCGCCCACATCCACGCGTCCTTCAACAACACCATCGTGACCATCACCGACCGTCAGGGCAACGCTCTGAGCTGGGCGACTTCCGGTGGTTCCGGTTTCCGCGGCTCGCGCAAGAGCACTCCGTTCGCTGCCCAGGTGGCGGCCGAGCGCGCCGGTCAGGCCGCTCTGGAGTACGGCCTGAAGAACCTCGACGTCAACGTCAAGGGTCCGGGTCCGGGTCGTGAATCCGCCGTGCGTGCCCTGAACGCCTGCGGCTACAAGATTGCCAGCATCACCGACGTGACGCCGATCCCGCACAACGGGTGCCGTCCGCCGAAGAAGCGTCGCGTGTAATAGGAGACAGTGAAGAATGGCTCGTTACATTGGTCCGAAATGCAAACTGTCCCGTCGCGAAGGCACTGACCTGTTCCTGAAGAGCGGCGCCCGCGCTCTGGAATCCAAGTGCAATATCGAAGCGGCCCCCGGTATCCATGGCCAGCGCCGTGGTCGCCTGTCCGAGTACGGCACCCAGCTGCGCGAGAAGCAGAAGGTCCGCCGCATCTACGGCGTGCTGGAGCGTCAGTTCAGCGGTTACTACAAGGAAGCAACCCGTCGCAAGGGTTCGACCGGCGAGAACCTGCTGCAACTGCTCGAGTGCCGCCTGGACAACGTCGTCTACCGCATGGGCTTCGGTGCCACCCGTGCCGAATCCCGCCAGCTGGTTTCGCACAAGGCCATCACCGTCAACGGTCAGACCGTCAACATCCCGTCTTACCAGGTCAAGGCTGGCGACGTCGTCGCTGTCCGTGAAAAGGCCAAGAACCAGCTGCGTATCGCCCAGGCTCTCGAGCTGTGCGCCCAGCGTGGCCGCGTTGAGTGGGTGGAAGTTGATGCCGAGAAGAAGTCCGGCCTGTTCAAGAGCGTGCCGGCTCGCAGCGATCTGTCCGCTGACATCAACGAAAACCTGATTGTCGAGCTCTACTCCAAGTAAGAGCTAGAAAATAGGTGCATCCATGCAGAGTTCGGTAAATGAGTTTCTGACCCCCCGTCACATCGACGTTCAGGTGGTCAGCCCGACCCGCGCCAAGATCACGCTCGAGCCTCTCGAGCGCGGTTTTGGTCACACACTGGGCAACGCGCTGCGTCGCATCCTGTTGTCCTCCATGCCTGGCTGCGCAGTGGTTGAGGCTGAAATCGATGGCGTACTCCACGAGTACAGCGCCATCGAGGGTGTGCAGGAAGATGTGATCGAGATCCTGCTCAACCTGAAAGGCCTGGCCATCAAGCTGCACGGTCGTGATGAAGTGACGCTGACCCTTTCCAAGAAGGGTCCGGGTGCGGTCACCGCTGCCGATATTCAGCTGGATCACGATGTCGAGATCGTGAACGGTGACCACGTCATCGCCAACCTGGCGGACAACGGTGCCCTGAACATGCGTCTGAAAGTGGCGCGCGGCCGTGGCTATGAGCCCGCCGACGCCCGCCAGAGCGACGAGGACGAGAGCCGTTCGATCGGCCGCCTCCAGCTCGACGCCTCGTTCAGCCCGGTCCGTCGCCTGGCCTACGTGGTGGAAAGCGCCCGTGTCGAGCAGCGTACCAACCTGGACAAGCTGGTCCTCGACCTGGAAACCAACGGTACCCTGGATCCCGAAGAGGCCATCCGTCGTGCCGCGACCATCCTGCAGCAGCAGCTGGCCGCGTTCGTCGACCTCAAGGGTGACAGCGCTCCGGTGGTGGAAGAGCAGGAAGACGAGATCGACCCGATCCTGCTGCGCCCCGTCGATGATCTGGAACTGACCGTGCGTTCGGCCAACTGCCTGAAGGCGGAGAACATCTACTACATCGGTGACCTGATCCAGCGCACCGAAGTGGAGCTGCTCAAGACGCCGAACCTGGGCAAGAAGTCCCTGACCGAGATCAAGGACGTTCTGGCTTCCCGCGGTCTTTCCCTCGGCATGCGCCTCGACAACTGGCCGCCGGCAAGTCTGAAAAAGGATGACAAGGCGACTGCCTGATCGTCCCTGATAACCGAACTCAAGGTTTGGTAAGGAATTTCAATCATGCGTCATCGTAAAAGTGGCCGTCACCTGAGCCGCACCAGCGCACACCGCAATGCCATGTTCCAGAACATGGCGGTGTCGCTGTTCGAACACGAGCTGATCAAGACCACCCTGCCCAAGGCGAAGGAGCTGCGTCGCGTTGCCGAGCCGCTGATCACCCTGGCCAAGGAAGACAGCGTCGCCAACCGTCGTCTGGCTTTCGACCGCACCCGCTCCAAGGCTGCTGTCGGCAAGCTGTTCAACGAGCTGGGCAAGCGCTACGCCAACCGTCCGGGCGGCTACCTGCGCATCCTCAAGTGCGGTTTCCGCGCTGGCGACAACGCGCCCATGGCGTACGTCGAGCTGGTTGATCGTCCGGTTGCCGGTGCTGTGGAAGCAGCTGCCGAGTAAGTTCGGGTGATTCACAAGAAGCCGGGCCCAGTGCCCGGCTTTTTGTTGCCCGCGTTTTCTGCCCGGGGCAGAGCCGGCGCGCGCGGCTTGCGGATGCGACAAGGCCGGGCTTGATGCCCGGCCTTGTCGTGTACGGCTGGCGTTCCGCGCAGGAGCTACGCCCGGTCGCGCTCCAGCAGCGGGCCGAGGAAGCGCCCGGTGTGCGATTGCGGCATGGCGGCGACCTGCTCAGGCGTGCCCGTGGCGATGATCTGCCCGCCGCGCGAGCCGCCCTCGGGGCCGAGGTCGACCAGCCAGTCGGCGGTCTTGATCACGTCGAGGTTGTGCTCGATCACCACCACGGTGTTGCCGTGGTCGCGCAGGCGGTGCAGCACGTCGAGCAGTTGCTGGATGTCGGCGAAGTGCAGGCCGGTGGTCGGTTCGTCGAGGATGTACAGGGTCTTGCCGGTATCGCGCTTGGACAGCTCGCGGCTCAGCTTGACCCGCTGCGCCTCGCCGCCGGACAGGGTGGTGGCGCTCTGCCCCAGCTTGATGTACGAGAGGCCCACGTCGATCAGCGTTTGCAGCTTGCGCGCCACCGCCGGCACCGCATCGAAGAATTCGCGCGCTTCCTCGATGGTCATCTCCAGCACCTCGTGGATGTTCCGGCCCTTGTACTTCACCTCGAGGGTCTCGCGGTTGTAGCGCTTGCCCTTGCACACGTCGCACGGCACGTAGATGTCCGGCAGGAAGTGCATCTCCACCTTGATCACCCCGTCGCCCTGGCAGGCCTCGCAGCGCCCGCCCTTGACGTTGAAGGAGAAGCGCCCCGGGCCGTAGCCGCGCGAGCGCGACTCCGGCACCCCGGCGAACAGCTCGCGGATCGGGGTGAACAGTCCGGTGTAGGTGGCCGGGTTGGAGCGCGGCGTGCGGCCGATCGGGCTCTGGTCGATGTCGACTACCTTGTCGAGGTGCTGCAGGCCGTCGAGGCTGGCGTAAGGCGCCGCCTCCTGCGACTCGGCACCGTTCAGCGCATGGGCGGCCAGCGGGAACAGGGTGTTGTTGATCAGCGTCGACTTGCCCGAACCGGACACGCCGGTGACGCAGGTGAACAGGCCGAGCGGGATCTCCAGGTCGACGCTGCGCAGGTTGTTGCCGCGCGCGCCCTTGAGCCGCAGCAGCTTGTTGCGGTCGACGGGCGTGCGCTCGGCCGGGTAGCGGATCTTCGCGCGGCCGGACAGGTACTTGCCGGTCAGCGACTCGGGGTGGGCCATCACCTCGGCCGGGGTGCCCTGGGCGACGATGCGGCCGCCGTGCACGCCGGCGCCCGGGCCGATGTCG
This genomic window contains:
- the rpsM gene encoding 30S ribosomal protein S13, yielding MARIAGVNIPDNKHTVISLTYIYGVGRTTAQNICAATGVNPAAKIKDLSDEQIEQLRGEVAKLTTEGDLRREINMNIKRLMDLGCYRGLRHRRGLPVHGQRTKTNARTRKGPRKPIRK
- the rpsK gene encoding 30S ribosomal protein S11, with the protein product MAKPAARPRKKVKKTVVDGIAHIHASFNNTIVTITDRQGNALSWATSGGSGFRGSRKSTPFAAQVAAERAGQAALEYGLKNLDVNVKGPGPGRESAVRALNACGYKIASITDVTPIPHNGCRPPKKRRV
- the rpsD gene encoding 30S ribosomal protein S4, which codes for MARYIGPKCKLSRREGTDLFLKSGARALESKCNIEAAPGIHGQRRGRLSEYGTQLREKQKVRRIYGVLERQFSGYYKEATRRKGSTGENLLQLLECRLDNVVYRMGFGATRAESRQLVSHKAITVNGQTVNIPSYQVKAGDVVAVREKAKNQLRIAQALELCAQRGRVEWVEVDAEKKSGLFKSVPARSDLSADINENLIVELYSK
- a CDS encoding DNA-directed RNA polymerase subunit alpha, giving the protein MQSSVNEFLTPRHIDVQVVSPTRAKITLEPLERGFGHTLGNALRRILLSSMPGCAVVEAEIDGVLHEYSAIEGVQEDVIEILLNLKGLAIKLHGRDEVTLTLSKKGPGAVTAADIQLDHDVEIVNGDHVIANLADNGALNMRLKVARGRGYEPADARQSDEDESRSIGRLQLDASFSPVRRLAYVVESARVEQRTNLDKLVLDLETNGTLDPEEAIRRAATILQQQLAAFVDLKGDSAPVVEEQEDEIDPILLRPVDDLELTVRSANCLKAENIYYIGDLIQRTEVELLKTPNLGKKSLTEIKDVLASRGLSLGMRLDNWPPASLKKDDKATA
- the rplQ gene encoding 50S ribosomal protein L17, whose amino-acid sequence is MRHRKSGRHLSRTSAHRNAMFQNMAVSLFEHELIKTTLPKAKELRRVAEPLITLAKEDSVANRRLAFDRTRSKAAVGKLFNELGKRYANRPGGYLRILKCGFRAGDNAPMAYVELVDRPVAGAVEAAAE